Proteins encoded together in one Neobacillus sp. FSL H8-0543 window:
- the ribE gene encoding 6,7-dimethyl-8-ribityllumazine synthase — protein sequence MGNLFEGNLVGTGLKVGIVVGRFNEFITSKLLGGAQDALKRHGISDSDVDIAWVPGAFEIPLIAQKMANSKKYDAVITLGTVIRGSTPHFDYVCNEVAKGVSALNLSTGIPVIFGVLTTDSIEQAIERAGTKAGNKGWDAATSAIEMANLCRSIDQ from the coding sequence ATGGGAAATCTTTTTGAAGGTAATTTAGTTGGTACGGGACTAAAAGTAGGAATCGTTGTCGGACGATTTAATGAATTTATTACAAGTAAATTATTAGGCGGTGCACAAGATGCACTTAAAAGACATGGAATAAGCGATTCTGATGTTGATATTGCCTGGGTTCCAGGAGCATTTGAAATTCCGCTAATTGCTCAAAAAATGGCAAATAGTAAAAAATATGATGCCGTTATCACATTAGGAACGGTCATTCGCGGGTCGACTCCACATTTTGATTATGTGTGTAATGAAGTCGCAAAAGGTGTTTCTGCATTAAATTTAAGCACTGGGATTCCAGTGATATTTGGGGTGTTAACTACTGACTCAATTGAGCAGGCAATTGAAAGGGCAGGTACAAAAGCGGGGAATAAAGGCTGGGACGCAGCTACGTCAGCAATTGAAATGGCTAACCTCTGCAGGAGTATTGATCAATAG